The following is a genomic window from Rhizobium rhododendri.
GATCGTAGGTCGTGCGATTCAAAAAGGTAGCAAGATCGACGGCGTCTCTGGCCTTCGTTTTGATCACCACCGCTTTCGATAGTTTTGGGTTGTTCTTTGCGGAGAGAATATCGAGACACCGCTGGATCAATTCGATCGCGTCGGTCGAACCTGTACCCGTCGCACGGCTTTTGACGTCCACGATCATCACATAACCATACCCGTCAGTGCTGATATACTGGGCCAAGAGATCCAGTGCGTCGGAAAAGGTCAGAAATTTGGCATTTTTTCCGCTCGGATCCTTGAACACTCTACCGTGTCGATCGCGAAGGTTCGTATTCTTCAACTGGGTATACGTCTGATCGTATATTGCGCCGCTTCCCGTTGATTCACGCTCGATCGTGAAGTCATGAGAAAGCACAACCTCTTTATCCGAGGTAAATCTGACATCGATCTCGACGCTTTCTATTCCGGCGTTCCACGCCTCCTGAAGGGCGTACGCGGAATTTTCGGGATAGGTTTCCCAGAGTCCACGATGCGCCGAGAGAAGAACTAGATCCGATGCTGGATCAGGGGGGCCGAACATCGCTCCTGTAATCGAACTAACCAGATAGGGCGATATTTTCACTGGCAGGACGGTTTGGCTCTGCGCGACCATGGGCGCCGTCAGAGCGGTGATCGAGATCAATATACCGATAATGCGCATCAGACTTCCTCCTTCACAAGATTTCCTCTTGCTAGGGCGCAGGTAAGCAAGAGTCTAAAGTAAATGCAACTTAATTTAATTGGGTCAGTCGGCCGGAAGCTCCGATTTTTGCCTAATCAAAGAACAGACGGTGAACCCGTGATCACACAGCATTTGACTGCGAGCCTTGCCCCTCCACGGCTCGGTAGACAGTCATTCTGGAAACATACAGATCACGGGCGGCTGCGGCTTTCGTTGCGCCAACAGCGATCCGCCTGCGGATTTCCGCGTTATCGAGATTTTCGCGCGCTTAAATCGTTGTTGCATAGCTGATCCTCCGATTGAACCAGCAGAAGCGTCGTCCGTAACAGCAGCAAATATGAGTCAGAGCCCAGAAATGACTCTATCAATTCGAGAAATGACGAGGGTTTATCATGCGTATCGGCATCATGACCCCCTCGCCGATTTACACCTTTAATGATGGGGTGGTGTGGGGCCGATAACAGCGACGGCATTGATAGCTTTGGCTCCCGCGGCATCGACATCCAAGAGAGGACAGGATTTTGCCGCCTGGCTTGGCCCGACGCCACTTTAACGGGCAACGGGCGGAAAGCAGAAGCTTGGTGCGACATCCAAAATGGGCGAGCGAACACTGCGACGGCTGCTCATTCTCGAAGCTAGCTCCGTGGTCCGGCAAGCCGCTCATCGTGGTGTGCCAGAGGGCTCGTGGCTCAGACGTATGCTGGCGCGGAAGCCACGTATGTTGGTGATCGTTGCCCTTGCCAACAAGCTCGCCCGCATCGTTTGGGCGCTGTTGGCGAAAGGCGGAGTCTACGGGATTCCAGCCGCGGCCAAGTAATCTGGTCGCGAAGGGGCGTCGAAGGTGTAGGAGGGTCGAAAGGACGGTATGGCGCACGGTCGATAGAGACGGGATTGGAAAACGAGGCGTGAACGGAGTGCCTCAAAGCACGCTTCAATGATTTGGCACCGATCTGCGAACTGCCATGCGGGCCCGCGCGACATCTTGAAGGTCGCATCAGAGGCCGGACAGATGTCAGCACCAGACTACGCGCAAAGTACCTGCCTGAAAAATTCTCTTGCACTTATGGGGGTGTCCACAGATGTTAAGGGGCCGCATAATGCTGCTCTTTAAGACACGCAGGCGGCAGCCAATTCGGGCTGATAACGTCGGTCCTTACCGATTCACTCGCCAGCCGTTTTTATAGTTACTGAACGTGTCGTTGACTGCTCCCGCAAAATATCTGGCGAAAAGCGGAAGGCTTGCGGCCCCCACGGAGCCAGAGGATTGGCCGAGTTTGCTTGCAATAAGACCGATCGTTTTAAGGCCACGAGACGGCCCGGGATTTTGGGTGATGAACTCTCCCGCGCGACCAGCGAGTGCCTCATT
Proteins encoded in this region:
- a CDS encoding glycerophosphodiester phosphodiesterase family protein gives rise to the protein MRIIGILISITALTAPMVAQSQTVLPVKISPYLVSSITGAMFGPPDPASDLVLLSAHRGLWETYPENSAYALQEAWNAGIESVEIDVRFTSDKEVVLSHDFTIERESTGSGAIYDQTYTQLKNTNLRDRHGRVFKDPSGKNAKFLTFSDALDLLAQYISTDGYGYVMIVDVKSRATGTGSTDAIELIQRCLDILSAKNNPKLSKAVVIKTKARDAVDLATFLNRTTYDPTSLGGLVLTTNPDDVNVKDSSYDPHQDVAYTQWNTAPFPVQFEMNQYYRGDGLQKYFDYVDQKQSFSTYHESNTFPEGVPIGSSKCCHQHITDPRSSSADGIIPDYRGDPEMAIINRTNLITTDYPDVVGDMLKQIGRRNTSKLGN